The Culex quinquefasciatus strain JHB chromosome 2, VPISU_Cqui_1.0_pri_paternal, whole genome shotgun sequence genome contains the following window.
TCGATTAgtgtttgtcaatttgtcataGGTGACGTAGCTCGATAGTTCGTTTAGAAATATTGGTTaatgttttagaaaattaagaattgacaaaattactAACACATGTTAAAGTTATAATAGctttcatagatttttttgttttaatttttagaataaacTTTTGATAAACTTTATATTTGCATTTAATTTGCAGTGATTAACCGGCTCCAGTCATACTTATCCTAACTTTATCATGCATTCTTGGGCAAACTCAGCAGGTGTAAAATCTGCAACGATTGGATAACTATCTCTTGCATCAAGTTTTCGCACCGTTGGGAAACGATGTACGATAAAATAATTAGCAAATCAACTTGTTGCTGTTGCATCTTGCCCCAGACTGAGTCTCGAACGTCAATTACATCGCAGAGGTGCTCACAGATCAGCTCGCACGAGGCTTAACTTGCAGGTAAAGCTCGATATGAAAAAAAGCAGAAGATAAACGCAGTCCATTTTCCAACTCAGCAACTTATTTTGTTCCACTTGGCTGAgatttgcttgttgttgtgGATGCTACTACACCCTTGGATAGTTTATTGACGCTTTTATTGCACAAAGGGGGAAAGATTAACAGCATTTGCCCTCCTGGGAGGAAGACTTTTTCTTCTGAATACTATTCCATTATAGTGCAATTTTCTGTTGAGTGTAAAGTCAAGTCAAGTGCAataagctgaaatcaatttcaaatgcattctcctgcgttttaaatcattttaagcatatttgggtttattcaaaaaccttttgattttttgtaaattttcggtGTACAGTAcagcaaaaagtttttcatttcgctaaaaaaatcgttttcatgCTAATTAACATTTTATCGAAAATCATTAGTTTCTATAAATAAAAGACaactaaactagtgtaaaatgcaaatGTTCAAACTTTCGCTTgtcatttcaattttatttttttagcatttttacagaacaaacagaaccgaagaacaaatccaaaaacaagcagtgaatttttttttaaatagttcaaAAGAAACCAGTCATgcttttcacatttaaatgaaaaaagtgaataACACATAATCagctttttttaatacttttttaaaagtaaaaaaaaagtttttttttctaggtttctagaaaaatctctgcttttgtaatttttcaaaatatttgcattttattttataatcaattttggaaaataagtgttttggcctttcttgacagaaagtttctTTCTCAAAAAGTAGCTCCAAAAGGACTATAGTTGGTCTATCGTCAAATGTTGTCTTTCCAATTTGTTTTTGAGTCATGTCTTTAATCTTTGTACTTAAAAGTTTAAACATGACCAGATATTCAATctggatttatttatttaacagAAACACCCAAGCTCAAAAAAGGggggaatttccacccaaattcctaattttcttGAGCTTGGGAGTATAGGTGTTGAGGTGATTGTTTattagtatcattttttttaatacatttcaggcaataataaaatttttaaaaaatcacccGAGCCGatagtaaaaataattttattttttcaaattgttcttgcgttttttgcattaaaattgtCTCATGGAATCTGCAAAAAATGGGACCATATCAGAGCGTGGAGGAGTctgtttaaataatattttggagattttttgcaAAGTGCTTAATGCAGACAAAATAATTCTAAATCTaatctaaatctaatctaatctaatcagaccctagcgcagccaatctttcgaagggatcctggagagtgccttaggttagatgacgcctagcactcttcttgtcatttattaacatttgtagtgcgccattgcatcggaatgcattgaaacatcacaagcgttaaagcggccaggcctactgcgtaaagccgtatcgcagagatgattcgtaattgggttgagtttgagcactgagtgttcgaacaacaacacaattctgaatcgacagggaggaagaagcgtggggacacaccaccatacgctccgagattttggttgtattcgttgggagcaccatgctaagaaggtttggtactccgggaccctctgggatgggacattgtatttccacgaatgccctggactctatttgccgtggttatagcgccacaactcgctcacagacaaaataattctaaaataaatcttattcaaaaacaattgaccggtcgtttaaaaaaaatactgttaggGGAATATGGGGCAaaacgaccatatggggcaagaggaacaatcgctcgtacggaagtaatttttacaattttgataatttccagcatgaggaattgttgctagcaatgcaattagctgattctactaccacataaccgccaaaacgacgtaaacgccattgggcataagattgaatcaagtttttttcaaaacctttgttttcttataatatttggaatgtacaaaataaggcttagggttcgtttgaaggctcattttatcaaaatgctatttttcctagatcagtagtgtctctaccaatgatttgcacctattataaagtatgatttaacttttggttatttttgttgagagcttttaaaaaatcatgttcaggtggggcaagtgtaccatatggatttttagtatggaaaaaataacgaattgctgcaacaacatattttattgtgaaataaaaacataaaagtatttaaaaaatgataaacaattgttgaaaataaaaattcatgcaaaatatagtgatatcatgaaaatttactttttatcaTCTAAGTTACAGTTTGTTTTTCGTAAATCGATCAATGTTTTCTGCTTTTTGGCTTTGGTGACACAATTAAAGACGAAGCACTAGCGTTTCCCAAAAAAAAGTCGAGGAaatcaatgtgctcagttctcaaatgatagataTTCATGTTAGAAGCAACTCTCTTATACATGcaaattttcggaaaaatcgtttaccaTGTTCCCtgagcatttttttaagtcagttttttctacaatttcaccaaatctgcttagaaaaaaaggaaaatcttaaaatttacaaatagcCTATACCAAAAGTtatggtctgtggtccaattaaaaagttaatgtatcgatttggttttttaaaaccttgttttcacTTTCCTGGCAGCTTTTACGtctaaaaatacgagttttgcttttctttctttttaatCTTTcccctcggtattgaacacaaaaatttcctcatctgaacgaatacatgcatcttttgggaaattttccgaCGAAGATTTTTGTCTCAGCAACTTTGCAGTTTCATCAACtttgagctgagatattccagtttttatgaagaaagaatattgaatttccaaaaatgttgaaattaatcATCTTTGTTATACAACAATAAAGGAAACTAAACCCTAGTTTGAGGTGAGGCTATATCGCATCTGTTTTAACATAATTAGCTCATCCTCTAACGATTAGGCCTCCttttgttgttttctcatggTCATTGAATTACTTTTAGTAAATATCTCATGTTTAGAGCATTTCGTATTTGAGCaaatcgatgcacgtttgctgcGTTTCCAtcgatacaaaaaataaaaacaaaattaattttataacaAATATAAGGTTCATTGGATTTTTGAAAAGCACACAACAATAATTTCAggcttattgattttttaacccTTAGATGCCCTCtatgctcttctacacattgtcactcattgaaaaaaaaaaatgattttttaccatttaaaaaaaaacaaactccacAACTCGAAGAGTCCATAGAAAACCAGCAATCGCAGTCAAGCAACGGGTTTTTATCACCCATTTTAAAAATAGCCGCATTACTAATCACATTCCGCTACCAAAAACACCTAAAATGTGATCACCACATTTCCCATCAAGTTACAAAAAGCTTACGGTGGTAATGGCGCTAATCAACACCACACAGGCCTGGTCTTCACCAGCAACGTTGGTCGCCGCCTCAACAGGTAGACCTTTTTACCGCTCCGAACCAAAGTTTGCACTGATAAGGTGTTTCAGGGCCTACGTTTACACAGTACATGCCAGTCTGATAAGATATCGCGTACGAACCCAGAGAGATAGAGATACCTATAGTTGCGACGATCTGTACCAAGAAGTGGGCCGCGTGATTTCGAATTCGCTTGTACTCTTACAATGTGTTTGTGGGCTGCACTGGCCGCGCGAAATTATCATCCAAGATTTATAACATCCTCATTTCGTCGTTGTGTGTTCTAGGGGCAAAACTTGTCGAATTAACATCCAGCTGCTAAATTTCCAGCCGGACCACAGATGAGTGCAATTTAAGTGTCAAAAGCTTGCGCGAGGGAAGAAACAAACAAGTGgcagcgaagaaaaaaaaagttcaagtccGGAAATCAGTGAAGTCATCATGTCGTCGTACGGATACGCCACTGCCGAGCGCAGCGGCAGCACCAACTCCGTCTACGACTACCCGGAGCACCTGAATCCGTTCTACGAGGACGAGAACCACAAGCGGCTGCGCTTTTGGCACTTTGGTGGCCACCGGTCCGACAAGCCCAAGTCCGAGCGCCGGGGCAGCCTGGTCAGCATCCGCGATGGCCTGCGCGATATGTGGTAAGTAGAGCGAAGCCGGGTTTAATTGGGTTATTTATTAGGTATAATGTAGAAGTCGTGTGCAGTGCACACAGAATTCACAAATTCGTGGCACGTTTTCGCGACACTTGCCGGCGTTTATGTTTCGAATTTGCCCGCAAACGTGACAATTGACGGTCGGGGAAGTGAGCCGACGACGACGTGTGTGGAGGAACCTCCCGCGCTGGACACATTCTAGACAGATCGATGTTGGTGGTGTGGTCTGTTGACGAAATTTAATCTAAACGTataattctaattttttaaagCTAAGCTTGGACATTCCGTTGGTAAACGTTATACAGAAAGAATATCTTAGGACTAAAAACGAGTTTCATCAATTAACATTTGACCAAATTATATCGAAATCAAtgtgtttattaaaaattaaaactgtaGAACACAACTACAACGCGCAAATGATGTGGATAGGCAGCTATGAAGCGGGACTGGGTTGACTGGATTGGTCTCCAAAGTAAataatatataaataaataataaatatggaAGGCGCAAATGAAATGTGGTGTCACTTTTTAGGAGGGGGACACTTTGGCGGGTTGGCTGAATATGAACAGAACACCCACTCCGCAAACTACCCTGCGCTGGATTGAACCCGTACGGGGGTGATGACGCGGCGATGATGGTATGGAGATTgcagtttaaaaataatttccagATTTGTCAGAATGATGAAGCAATTTGAAAAGTTTCGATGGCCAACTGATACAGctaagcaattctctgagatatcgatcacgggccaaacattcaatattacgcccatttaaaatgttggtcttgattttatttttttgaaaatatttttttcgaaaagatcggaaaattttacgattgtttcatattttaacattgtaaatcggacctatagttgctgagatatcgacattagaaaatggtgggttgtttgagtgagacttagaaaacatcaattttcttgttttttaacctttgcatggcaatatctcagcaactatgggtcgtatcaactaagtccaaaaatgcaaaatatagagaattttctcagcttttcaaaattatttttttcaaaggtgggcaaacatgggcaccaattttaaaaaatgaaaaactgcgactattttcaaaaaagttacctaaaaatggctataacttgaaaacggtgcacttaatcaaaatttcagtagagtactctttgattgcaaattccattttacatcgaaaaatgaagttgtaaaatttttgcgaccaatatttcgattttttgaaaaaatctgtattgattcaaaaaatcataactcggtcaaagattttttgcccattctggaaatttctgaaaagttggcatgtcaaaaaataaaaaaaataaaatagtgtttttttgcaaatcaagttttagtgacaaaaagttaaattaaaaatcaccaaatttttttactttgtatcatttttttttcagtgtagtccgtatccatgcctacaactttgccgaagacaccaaatcgatcaaaaaattacttcaaaagatacagatttttgaattttcacatatcatttttgtatggacagctgccaaatttgtatggaaaattatatggacaaactaatgattcaaaatggcttctttgggcataccgaaggcaccaaaaaagtttcagccggattaaaaaatacaaaaattaaaattaaagaaaagagACCGATTCCGGAACTGCTCagctaaaaatttcaataatgacGTGGTAAATATTGGTTGACCCATGGTTGTATTGAAAAAGTAATCGAGATAATAGGGGCAAGTTTAACAAGCTAAAGAAATGCTCGGTAAAACCCGTTGAAATGTAGAAAATCTgtcgatttttttgataatcatcttatttcaggtctgactaagactttgatagaacaaatttcttaaaaatccagttttgcaccataaattatttaatttaaaattatttattttcagtACGCTCTACTCAACTAGTAGGGCAAGATAGACAATTCATAAAACAATATGTAAATTTTCttacaattgaactgttatcacttaaacacatcagattagaatgtatttgaaacgtttctttcatgattatgtgaaataatatttaattgctttttcaaaaaaaatatttatattcaaAAGATAAATGGTATGATTTCACGTTATGCATTTATTTTGCAAGGGcaatttttatacaatttttaccatgttttaagtacttttacgtattgggtaattctctaccaactcacacgaaatcgggaaaagttgccccgacccctcttcgatttgcgtaaaactttgtcctaagcggtaacttttgtccctgatcgaaaatccgaggtccgttttttgatatctcgtgacggaggggcggttacattccatttttgaacatgcgaaaaaagaggtgtttttcaatgatttgcagcatgaaacggtgatgagattgaaatttggtgtaaaaggaacttttatgtaaaattagacgcccgatttgatggcgcactcaaaattccgaaaaaacgtatttttcatcgaaaatgtcattttatgggaaatttaatgtactattcgaatctacattgacccagaagggtcattttttcatttaaaaacaatttttttttattttaaaatttcgtgttttttctaactttgcagggttattttttagagtgtaacaatgttctacaaagttgtaaagcagacaattacaaaaatttaaatatatagacataaggggattgcttataaacatcacgagttatcgcgatttttcgaaaaaaaagttttgaaaaagttactgtttgcgtttctctttgtttcgtcgtccgtgtctgtcgcgggtgaccatgaacggccatgatcaacggcgaccaacattttcaaaaattttttttcgtaaaatcgcaataactcgcttcttctaatcgcttgaagtttgtatagaaaaatattgtaaaattgtatggagaaaagcagtCTTTACCCGCGGAGGGCGCCATATTTAACAAATTCTTACAAATTCGCGGgataaaatcctaaaaatatggtttcttgaggaaagttgttctaaatttaatgaaggttctacatctgagaaatggtaagaatcggataactttAGCGCCCTCCATAGGTAaaaaagtacacagaaaaaaataatgtaaatttggaagctttaattttggatggttgatgattttatgatgtaattttacctcaatttagactgaataagtgacattacacctgaaaagtggtaaaattacacatttccagaggtaaaattacaccttttttctgacataaaagatgtacttcttcccagatgtaatattaccatgatttttttttctgtgtaaaacaGTTGCATTTCTCAATATATTTAGAcgacttttttcataaaaaaacatcaaaagatCAGAGGGAAGAGTTCCCGttgtcagaatgagctcaaatttgaaatttagcctagtgattagccaatctttgatttcaggtggTGGACCATCCTACTGTTGATACTTATCGAATGAATTCCCATTGTTTACAAGCAATAAAGTTTCAACGGGCCACAAAGGTATCAAGGATTTTAGTAAAAAACGTTGAACACATTGATTTTCTAATGTTCAAGGAGAATTcttcaccggttgagaaacactggttTAATGTCTCATTACTTCAGTTTACGACATAAATTTCGCAAACACCCATATGACACCAGTCACCATAAATCACAAGTCTTTTAAGAATCGATTAAATCACTTTATTACCACTCTGTACACAAATATCAAAACTGTTAAGGAACCTAACCTGAAATCACTTCTCCACACCGCCACTCTTCACCTTAAGCAATCGGTGCCACCGGCAAATGATCTCCCTGGGCGTGGAATCCGTTCTCGTCGGCGGTCCACTGCACCGAGATGGGCGTTCCGTCTGGAGCGTTGTACGAGTACGAACCCTTCTGGACGGACACCACCGCCTGTTCCGAGCCCGTTCCGTCCTCTTTCTGGACCTGGATCTGCTTGGCTTCGCCATCACTCTGCACCTTGATGCCGTTGGCCGACTCGTACGCGTAGTTGAAGCTTCCGTCCGGGTTCTGGTTCGAGGACTGGGAAACGATCGGGATCGGTGTGGCGTCCTGTCCTTGCTGGGGCGCGGCCATAACCGACGCTACGACCAGGGCTACTACGGCGAATACTGCGACGAAGGATTTCATTTTCGCTGATCGTTGGGTTCGGATTAGTTGACTTCACGAAAATTTGAATAACTGATAAAATCTTCAATCCCGACTTCAGCTTATATATGAATACTCCCCCCAAACTCTACCGGCAAAATTCACTATCGTGGTAGTACCAGCCGGCCGGCATCGAAGAAAAAGGTGCGAATAGATCGTAGAGGTTACCCTGAAGAGATGGTGGATCACCGCTGGTTTTAGGTTAAGAAACGTCACGCCACGATATCGTTGCAACAAGCGCGCTTAGAAATGCGCTAAATCGCGACCAAGTCCACACTCGTCCATCGTGGAGTTGGTGGTTCAAGGTTCGCTGTGCAGTTGCAATTAGCAGGTCCGAGAAAGATGAGCAGCTCGTGGCGTGAGCTAACAACGGTGACCTTGCCAGCGCAAGTCGGCGATACTCCCGATATGCATCGATGGTCATTCGTGGCATCGTGATTGCGGCGAAAAAAAGTGGTTAACAGATGTTTGGAATGGTTTATCGCTGCAGAAAATTGACTTTTGCcagaaatcattaaaaatattgacccGGCCAAACATCAACAAATTTGTATGATCAAGCgcacaaaattattttgtataTCTCAGGATTGTGATCAAGTTTAATGTATCTTTGAAGGCAAAAGGTGGAACTTTTCAGAAATCAATAAGTTATGTTTTAAACCCAAAATCTAGCTCAAGGTTAGCAAATCAGTATTTCTCGATATCTCAAATTGTAAATTAAGAGCAGCACCCACTCTAAGCAAGATCATAAGCTACCGCTTCAAGGCAGAGAACAGAAACCCGCAATGTCTGGTTTGGTCTTCACGACTGCGACGGCGCATATAGTTGTAAATATTGGCGCTGAAGGTCTTCCGCCACTAACCAACAAGGTGACCATCCATAAACGACGatctaaaaacaaaacaaaaaaaaacatccactgATGAATCTTCCCAAGAACGAATCACGCAGTTCATTGCGGGCCGCAAGTGGGCCGATAAATTGTTCTGCTAAATTGAGCGGCGTGCGTCGTCTCTTGGAACTCTTGGAGAAGCGGCTTTGATTTGAACATGCCAGCTGAAATTGCCTGCCATCATCCCTCGCGTCCATACTCCAGACAGACACTGCTTTCCGCAATGTGGACTGTTGGATGGTCTGTTTTACAGATCGTTTGCCGTGATTGAGGGAATAAACGAATTGTTGAGTTTTAAGAAGACATTGAACTTTTGCGTCATGCTAAGTTAGAGAAAATTTTTACAGAAAACGATGCACCACAATATTCTTTTCTATCGATTCGGTGGCTTCGGCAAAGTgatacccgagcaggggtaaataacacgggaataccaaattttggtattacttgggcaaataacagcgaccaaaatgtgcccttggttgcccagtaatagatggtaaaataccatgaaatcataccaaaatcttgtatgtgtaagggcacaacaataccaaaccatgttattccaagggtaaaataatacctcaaaataaaaccatttcaataccaagctgaggtcttctggatttttgaacattgcttgaataccaaaacttggtattgccatggttttatttttaggtattcccgcgcccttggaaaatcatattttggtatttctgtggtctttcacatacatgattttggtatgatttcatggtattttaccatctattactgggcaaccaagagcacattatggtcgctggtatttgaacaagtaataccaaaatttggtattttcataccatttttagtgcagcagttgcagttagtgaaaaaacggaaattattcatatgcaacagccaaatctactcacctgatgattccatgttgttattagtgatattcttcaccacaccgaatgcatttgtcattgatgaacggcctgtgcttgaagttcttgaagcttctgaaaaataacaagattgaaaaataagtattattaaaatgaaactgaattgaaattcagtgtcccgcccgtgtggatcaatcggaccgcgcactggactcacaatccagaggtcgccggttcgaatcccgcggcgggcgctctaaaattctttgtgtaaatatgggtattcggcgccgtcactccgtgccatactttcatacacttaggagcccagggcggcgaagtccttgtaaataaaaagaagacactagtggttggtactagcaatggtggccgacagctataaagtcaacttcgttttttgaattgaaattcaccaaaattcattaatctgtcgattgactcgtttttcaaagtatttggttatcccgacttagagatatttcaacgtttttgaaaaaaatattagtgggtatatcacactaatttttaaaatcatctttaacatttttgggtttcaagtcattttagcgcaaaattaattaactcgtaaaatttttttaacaaattttccatagtttcagagaaaattgatgaaacttttcaatattcaaatgataccaaaatgtgccatcctgacttagaaaattttccacaatttcaagtcatttctgtagggggtatatcaaaaatgtttaaaataaagtttgaaatttccggttttgaatgaaagcattcgctttgagacatgattttagcgcaaaattaattattttgtcaaaattggtcaaaattttcccatagtttcagaggaatttgttaaaacacttaaataccaaaataataccaaaatgtggtgttcgatcattgacaaattctgcaattttgcaatatcaaaacaataccttaaattggtatgatacaacattttgctcttgcataatccttaagacaaattttaaagggtccaggaataccaaaatttggtattgataccagagaaaggtattattacgcatttcccttgttatttacccattcTCGGGTAGGTTATGATAAGGACTCGTAATATAGCAGTTCCAGgtgctagggtggtcccaaaaatggtaattttcgtcgatatcaaaaaacacatttttcaaaaatcataacttcactcaattttaaccgattttagctgattTGGACGAAAATAAAAGGTGATAATGTtatcttttcagaaaaaaatagttaggaGTTTGAAAGATCTTTCACTTATACAAAATATCCAATGCCGTTTTTACGTTGTCTGAACCAAAGAGCCTTTTTTAttcggacaattttacgtaacaACTTAAAAATGGGCGAAGTTTATTAGCAGGATTCCAATATGTGATTTGTTAAATgtaaaatcaggatttttcgAGGAGAAGATgtcaaaaacggaaaaaaaaacaacttttttcactaaaactgcaataattttaaaatatcagcgaTGGCCTAAATTTTTtcgtgtacatttttttttgtaattgaaatacgcgaCTGTTAATGATCCTCATCCAgtatcccaagtaacaatttcaGTTTTGTAATAGTCTCAAAGAGTTTCTGTAGAATTCTTAAGAAAGTTCAAATGAAATGCTTTATGGTCCTACATGCTGAGTTAAATACCAGTTAAATCAACATTAAAGCCAAAATGGACCATTTTAGGAGGTTATCAAGAGTATTTTTGAGGAGCATGTTAAAACTTACCAGTTTTAATGTGTGCTTTATAAATACATTATAGAGCTCTTCAAAACAAGATTAAAACTGCTTGGCTTGGAAAAAGGTTTTGTTGAAGTCTGTAATTATTCTTGAATGCTATATAAGAGCAtgaagtatttatttatttgttttgcagtAAAACCAAA
Protein-coding sequences here:
- the LOC6032959 gene encoding cuticle protein CP14.6 encodes the protein MKSFVAVFAVVALVVASVMAAPQQGQDATPIPIVSQSSNQNPDGSFNYAYESANGIKVQSDGEAKQIQVQKEDGTGSEQAVVSVQKGSYSYNAPDGTPISVQWTADENGFHAQGDHLPVAPIA